In Antennarius striatus isolate MH-2024 chromosome 10, ASM4005453v1, whole genome shotgun sequence, one DNA window encodes the following:
- the rhogd gene encoding ras homolog gene family, member Gd, with amino-acid sequence MQTIKCVVVGDGAVGKTCLLISYTTNAFPEEYIPTVFDNYSAQMSVDGRTVSLNLWDTAGQEEYDRLRTLSYPQTNVFIICFSIGSPSSHANVRHKWHPEVSHHCPSVPILLVGTKRDLRGDAETVKKLKEQGLSPTTQQQGNALSKQIGAVKYMECSALLQDGVREVFAEAVRAVLYPVTKKNTKKCVLL; translated from the coding sequence ATGCAGACCATAAAGTGTGTGGTAGTGGGCGATGGGGCAGTGGGTAAAACGTGCCTACTCATTTCGTATACCACAAATGCCTTCCCTGAAGAGTACATTCCCACAGTGTTTGACAACTACAGTGCTCAGATGAGCGTAGATGGCCGCACGGTCAGCCTCAACTTGTGGGACACAGCAGGCCAAGAGGAGTATGACCGCCTGCGCACCCTCTCCTACCCGCAGACCAACGTTTTCATCATCTGCTTCTCCATTGGCAGCCCCTCCTCCCATGCCAACGTCCGGCACAAGTGGCACCCTGAAGTCTCTCACCACTGCCCCAGTGTGCCCATCCTTCTGGTTGGCACCAAGAGGGACCTGAGGGGTGACGCCGAAACAGTGAAGAAGCTGAAGGAGCAGGGCCTCTCCCCTACCACTCAGCAGCAGGGCAATGCCCTGTCCAAGCAGATTGGGGCTGTGAAATACATGGAGTGTTCTGCTCTGTTGCAGGATGGTGTTAGGGAGGTGTTTGCAGAGGCCGTGAGAGCAGTGTTGTATCCAGTAACAAAAAAGAACACCAAAAAGTGTGTGCTGTTGTAA